One genomic segment of Tripterygium wilfordii isolate XIE 37 chromosome 9, ASM1340144v1, whole genome shotgun sequence includes these proteins:
- the LOC120006014 gene encoding putative F-box protein At4g17565, translating into MSSCCVGSSYGWLVCLDQYAFPFLLNPFTCQQIQLPPMDCSSLPTFASCSTLDYLYHDTSVWVERFVKKAILSSCPSNLNYYYVALIYDEKSSLAFCRVNGDGSWTKLDGKHAPYEDIIICNQTQLCALGLDGSLEMWDIVEGCISPAKKMDISSVEIRRREDSQWGRFGNEPDQSLKYYLMESSGGLLLVIRYFEYLLREDCYHPLFSSAFPDQTLHFEVFKLDNNHKMWMQVDSLGDHVLFLGGSESISIPVVEDCKMLKRDSIYFTGDLWDHRPGEYLFGGHDMGVFSLQDASVECFYGCHEMEKIETTPVWVVPHPWF; encoded by the coding sequence ATGAGCTCTTGCTGTGTTGGGTCGTCTTATGGTTGGTTAGTATGTTTGGATCAATACGCATTTCCGTTCCTCTTGAATCCATTTACTTGCCAACAAATTCAACTTCCTCCCATGGATTGTTCTTCATTGCCCACATTTGCTAGTTGTAGTACTCTTGACTACTTATACCACGATACCTCTGTATGGGTAGAGAGATTTGTTAAGAAGGCAATATTGTCATCATGTCCGTCTAATCTCAACTATTATTATGTGGCATTAATCTACGATGAAAAATCAAGCTTAGCTTTCTGTAGAGTCAATGGTGATGGATCTTGGACTAAGCTTGATGGGAAGCATGCACCCtatgaagatataatcataTGTAACCAGACACAGCTTTGTGCATTGGGTCTTGATGGCTCTCTTGAGATGTGGGATATAGTTGAGGGTTGTATTAGTCCTGCAAAGAAGATGGACATCAGCTCTGTTGAAATCAGGAGGAGAGAAGACTCTCAATGGGGGCGCTTCGGAAACGAACCTGATCAGAGTCTCAAATACTATTTGATGGAATCAAGTGGGGGTTTGTTGCTGGTGATCAGGTATTTTGAATACCTTCTTAGAGAAGATTGTTATCACCCTTTGTTCAGTTCGGCATTTCCTGACCAAACTTTACACTTTGAAGTCTTCAAATTAGACAATAACCACAAAATGTGGATGCAAGTGGATTCGTTGGGTGATCATGTGCTATTTTTGGGTGGAAGCGAGTCCATCTCCATTCCTGTAGTAGAGGACTGCAAAATGTTGAAACGAGATTCAATTTACTTCACCGGTGATTTATGGGACCATAGGCCCGGAGAATATCTGTTTGGAGGACATGACATGGGGGTCTTTAGTCTGCAAGATGCGAGCGTAGAATGTTTCTATGGATGTCATGAGATGGAAAAGATAGAAACAACTCCAGTCTGGGTTGTTCCTCATCCTTGGTTTTGA
- the LOC120006015 gene encoding uncharacterized protein LOC120006015 — MEVPESRTWMYNRVGPNRVGITEEFLNGVEYFIVYACQNSSEFHSTGTIRCPCVRCKCTKYRGLDDIRMHLYQKGFQPIYHCWTSHGEEMPNIPHEATVYVQTDTANYYWQSSNRDSFNPYEQMVMDAAGPSVGQELLQEDNYNQQFVSEPPNPEAQRFFDMLTAAQAPLWDGCESHSELSATMRLLSIKADYNMSQGCFDDVVHLMKETMPADNRMPATFYEAKKSISRLGLGNQRINCCTNGGMIYYKDDANLTHCKFCEADRYKPRRSGRGNFKEILVKRMWYLPLIPRLQRLFSSTVTAKEMRWHYEHQQEADIMCHPSDGEA; from the coding sequence ATGGAAGTTCCTGAGTCTCGTACGTGGATGTACAATAGAGTTGGACCTAACCGAGTTGGAATTACAGAAGAGTTCTTGAACGGGGTTGAATATTTCATTGTTTATGCTTGTCAAAATAGTTCAGAATTTCATAGTACAGGAACAATAAGGTGTCCATGTGTGAGGTGCAAATGTACAAAATATCGAGGGTTGGATGATATAAGGATGCACTTATACCAGAAAGGTTTTCAGCCCATATATCACTGCTGGACTAGTCATGGTGAAGAAATGCCAAATATTCCCCACGAGGCGACTGTCTATGTGCAGACAGATACTGCAAATTATTACTGGCAAAGTAGTAATCGGGATAGTTTCAATCCATATGAACAGATGGTAATGGACGCTGCTGGACCATCTGTTGGGCAGGAGCTCTTACAAGAAGATAATTACAACCAGCAGTTCGTGTCAGAACCACCTAATCCTGAGGCACAAAGGTTTTTTGATATGTTGACTGCTGCCCAAGCTCCACTATGGGATGGTTGCGAGTCACACTCAGAGTTGTCAGCTACAATGAGGCTTTTAAGCATTAAAGCTGACTACAATATGTCACAGGGTTGTTTTGATGATGTCGTTCATCTTATGAAGGAGACTATGCCCGCAGATAATAGAATGCCTGCAACTTTTTATGAAGCCAAAAAATCTATCTCTAGACTTGGTCTTGGTAATCAGAGAATCAATTGTTGTACGAACGGTGGTATGATATACTATAAGGACGATGCAAATTTGACGCACTGCAAATTTTGCGAGGCAGACCGTTATAAACCTCGAAGATCTGGACGTGGAAATTTCAAGGAGATTCTAGTTAAACGTATGTGGTACCTGCCATTAATTCCCAGGCTTCAGAGGCTATTTAGCTCAACAGTTACAGCAAAGGAGATGAGGTGGCATTATGAGCATCAACAAGAGGCCGACATCATGTGTCATCCATCTGATGGAGAAGCATGA